The sequence AGAAAGATGCCAGCATCAATGATGAAATTGATAAGCTTCGGCACTCTGCCACATCTGCGTTATTTGAACGTAATGACGTCTTAATTGTGGCATCTGTTTCTTGTATTTATGGCCTTGGTTCACCTGAGGAATATCGTGAACTCGTTGTTTCACTGCGTACAGGGATGGAAATTGGACGCAACGAATTATTGCGTAAATTTGTCGACATTCAATATGAAAGGAATGATATTAGCTTTACGCGTGGGACCTTCCGTGTCAGAGGTGATGTAGTGGAAATCTTCCCCGCCTCTCGCGACGAACACTGTATGCGCATTGAATTTTTTGGTGATGAAATCGATCGAATTCGTGAAGTGGACGCACTAACAGGCGAAATTCTTGGAGAACGTGATCACATCGCGATATTCCCAGCATCTCACTTCGTCACACGCGAAGAAAAAATGGTCCAGGCCATTGACAATATTGAAGCAGAACTAGAACAACGGTTAAAGGAATTACGTGGCAACGACAAACTGTTAGAAGCGCAGCGCCTCGAACAACGAACGCGCTATGATCTCGAAATGATGCGAGAAATGGGCTTCTGTTCAGGTATTGAAAACTATTCACGTCACTTGACATTGCGTCCAGCCGGCGCCACACCGTATACCTTGCTTGACTATTTCCCGGACGATTTTCTAATTGTAGTCGATGAAAGTCATGTGTCATTACCGCAAATTAGGGGTATGTTTAATGGTGACCAAGCGCGAAAAAATGTCCTTGTTGAACATGGTTTTCGCTTGCCTTCAGCGCTTGATAATCGACCGCTGACATTTACAGAGTTCGAGGGGCATGTCAAAGAAGCGATTTACGTTTCAGCAACCCCAGGACCTTATGAAATTGAGCATACACCCGAAATGATTGAGCAAATCATCCGTCCGACAGGGCTTCTTGACCCGACGATTGACGTTCGTCCGATTGAAGGGCAAATTGATGACTTAATCGATGAAATAAATGCAAGAACGAAGAAAAATGAGCGTGTTCTTATTACAACGTTGACGAAGAAGATGTCGGAAGATTTGACCGACTATTTGAAGGATATTGGTATAAAAGTACAGTATCTCCATTCTGAAATCAAGACATTAGAACGTATCGAAATCATTCGCGAATTGCGTATGGGCACCTATGATGTCCTTGTCGGCATTAACTTGCTGAGAGAAGGGATTGATATTCCAGAAGTGTCACTTGTGACGATTTTGGATGCGGATAAAGAAGGATTCCTACGTTCTGAGCGCGCCTTGATCCAGACAATTGGTCGGGCGGCGCGTAATTCCAATGGTCATGTCATCATGTACGCAGATCGCATGACGGATTCGATGACAAAGGCGATTGATGAAACTGATCGACGTCGAGCTATTCAACAGGCTTACAATGAAAAACATGGCGTAACACCGACGACGATCAAAAAAGAAATTCGTGAGGTTATTCGTGCAACGCAAGTAGCTGAAGAGGTCGTTTCTTACTTTGACAAGGTGACAAAAGGGAAGAAACTGACAAAGGACGAGAAGACAACGCTAATCTCTACGCTGGAAAAAGAGATGAAAGAAGCGGCAAAAGCGCTTGATTTCGAACGTGCTGCGGAACTTAGGGATACGATTTTGGAACTTAAGGTTGAAGGGTGAGGGCTTATGAAAAATAATGAAATCGTCATACAAGGTGCCAGAGCACATAATCTAAAAAATATTGATGTCACCATTCCGCGTGACCAACTCGTCGTGATGACAGGTTTGTCAGGGTCAGGGAAATCCTCTCTTGCATTTGACACCATTTATGCTGAGGGACAGCGGAGATATGTGGAATCATTGTCAGCATATGCGCGTCAGTTTTTAGGGCAAATGGATAAGCCAGATGTTGATGTCATTGAAGGACTATCTCCGGCCATTTCTATCGACCAGAAAACAACTAGTCGTAACCCACGCTCGACAGTGGGGACTGTCACAGAAATTTATGATTATTTGCGTCTGCTATATGCGCGTATAGGAAAGCCGATTTGTCCAATCCACGGTACGGAAATTTCATCCCAGACGATTCAGCAAATGGTCGATCGCCTGTTGGAATTGCCAGAACGTTCCCGTATTCAAGTGCTGGCACCTATCGTTTCAGGCCGCAAAGGGACCCATGTGAAATTAATTGAGGATATTAAAAAGCAAGGATATGTACGTATCCGAGTAAATGGTGAAATTATCGACTTAGATGACAATATTGAGTTAAATAAAAACAAAAAGCATAACATCGAAGTGGTCATTGACCGTATTGTGATGAAGGAAGATGTTGCAGCGCGTTTAAGTGACTCCCTTGAATCTGCGTTACGTCTGGCGGAAGGTACTGTTCTTATCGATGTTATCGACGGAGAAGAGCTGTTATTTAGTGAGCATCATGCTTGTCCGTTATGTGGATTTTCAATAGGCGAACTGGAGCCGCGAATGTTTTCCTTTAACAGTCCATTCGGTGCCTGTCAGGATTGTGATGGTTTGGGGTCGAAGCAGGAAGTGGATCCAGATTTGATTATCCCGGATTGGTCTCGGTCGCTGCGTGAGCATGCGATAGCGCCATGGGAACCAACTAGCTCACAATACTATCCAGAACTTTTAAAAACAGTTGCTGATCATTTTGGTATTTCGATGGATGTACCCGTTAGTGAATTGCCAGAGGATGAGTTGGACAAGCTATTAAAGGGCTCACAAGATGAGAAAATTCGCTTTCGTTATACGAACGAATTTGGTGGTACGCGAGATAGCAATATTTATTTCGAAGGGGTTTTAGCGAATATTGAACGGCGCTTTAAAGAAACGTCTTCTGATTATATTCGTGAGCAAATGGAGAAATATATGGCGCAGCGTCCTTGTCCGACGTGTGCGGGCTATCGTTTGAAGGAAGAAACGCTTGCAGTGAAAGTAGCTGGTGTCCATATCGGTAAGGTCACCGAATTATCGATTATCGAAGCGGATCAGTTTTTCAAAAACCTTCAGTTGTCCGAAAAAGATGCTCAAATTGCCAAGCTGATTTTACGTGAAATTGATGAGCGACTTGGTTTTCTTATTAATGTTGGACTCGATTATTTAACATTATCAAGAGCATCAGGCACATTGTCGGGTGGTGAAGCACAGCGAATTCGATTGGCCACACAAATCGGCTCGCGGCTCACGGGTGTCCTCTATATTTTAGATGAACCATCAATCGGCTTACATCAACGAGATAATGATCGACTCATTGGTACATTGAAAAGCATGCGGGATATTGGTAATACGCTAATTGTCGTGGAGCATGATGAAGATACAATGATGGCAGCTGATTATTTGATTGATATCGGACCGGGGGCTGGTGTTGCAGGTGGAGAAATCGTGTCAGCTGGCACACCAGATAAGGTGATGAATGACCCGAAATCGTTAACAGGTCAATATTTAAGCGGCAAGAAATACATTCCACTACCCGTGGAACGACGGAAAGCAGATGGCCGAAAAATCTCCATTAAAGGTGCTTCAGAGAACAATTTAAAAAATGTCAATGTCGATATCCCGCTCGGGCAGTTCATCGCAGTTACGGGTGTATCAGGGTCAGGTAAAAGCACGCTTATTAATGAAGTCCTTTACAAAGTTCTGGCTCAGAAATTGAACCGTTCTAAACAGAAACCAGGTGAATATAAATCTGTCATAGGTATTGAAGAACTAGAAAAGGTTATTGAAATTGACCAATCACCAATCGGGCGTACACCGAGATCGAATCCGGCAACGTATACGAGCATGTTTGACGATGTACGTGATGTCTATGCTTCAACTAATGAAGCAAAAGTACGGGGCTATAAAAAAGGACGTTTTAGCTTCAACGTCAAAGGTGGACGCTGTGAAGCCTGTCGCGGAGATGGCATTATTAAAATTGAAATGCATTTCTTACCGGATGTTTATGTACCTTGTGAAGTATGTCACGGCAAGCGCTACAATCGTGAAACATTAGAAGTGCATTATAAAGGCAAAAACATATCTGAAGTGTTAGGAATGACGGTTGAAGATGCACTCGTCTTTTTTGAAAATATCCCTAAAATCAGTCGGAAACTACAAACCATCGTTGACGTGGGGCTCGGCTATATCCAATTAGGGCAGCCCGCAACAACTTTATCGGGTGGAGAAGCGCAACGTGTGAAATTAGCTTCTGAGCTACATAAACGCTCGAATGGTAAATCATTTTATATTCTCGATGAACCGACAACGGGCTTGCATGTACACGATATTTCCAAGCTTTTGATTGTCCTGCAAAGACTTGTCGATTCGGGCAATACAGTCCTTGTGATTGAACATAATCTAGACGTCATTAAGACCGTTGACCATATTATCGACCTTGGACCTGAGGGCGGTGACAAAGGTGGACAAATTATTGCAACGGGCACACCTGAAAAAGTAGCAGAGAACGACAAGTCGTATACGGGTTATTATTTAAAACCAATTCTTGAACGAGACCGTAAGCGCATGGCAACAGCAATTGAAGCCGCCGAAAGTATAAGTGAATGATGTTACTCAATTACGCCTTGGCGTAATTGAGTCCAAATTTTGAATTGTGCCAGCAGGATGCGGGTATGCAGTCATTGCGACAGGACGTCGCGTACTTAGACTGCCTTCCTTAATCCCTTCAAAATTTGTGACATTCGCGGGAGGCCTAACTCAAGTTGATGAAACCTTTTTGGATGCCAGTCGTATATATAGATAACGAAACGGAGCAATCCGTATAACGATACTACTAGGAGGCGCGAAGATGCAAAATGAACGACAACGAATTTTAGCAATGCTAGAAAACGGAACGATCACGACAGACGAAGCACTAACACTTCTAGAAACACTGGGGCAATCCAAGCAGACTACAAAATCGGTTGAGGTGGAGCAAGTAGCCGAGGAAGTAACATTATCGAAAACAAAGCCTGCTGAACAAACAAAACAACAACAATCTGCTGGACAGGACTTCGAATTTGAGAAAAAAGAAAACAATGAGCCCTCTATGGACGAGTTTTTGGACGATTTGCGTAAGGATTTCTCTAACGTAGGTGACCGCTTCATGCAATTCATGCAAACAGCTGTCCAGAAAGTGAAGGACTTCGATTTCGATTCACCTTTTGGCAATGCAATTACATTCAATCATTCGCTGACGAAAACTGCCAGTAGTATTGATGAAGTGATTATCGATATCGACAATGGTAAAGTAACAATCCATCACGATGAGGTGGATGAAATTCGTGCAGAGTTTACGGTGAAAACCTATACCGGTGACTCAGAAGAAAAGGCGAAAGAAGATTTTCTCGATAAATTGCTATTCGTCAATGATGAAGGCAAACTAAGAATTTCAAGTGATCTGAAAATGGTTCAAGTGAACGTAGAATTATTCGTTCCCAAAAAGGATTATGCAAGAATTTCTGCACGCCTATTAAATGGCTCCTTCAAAATGAAAGAGGCAGTAGCCGAAACAGTGCGTATTAAGACCGCGAATGGAAAAATTGAAATCGTTGGATTGACGTTTAAAGAAGGCGAATTTGAAACAGCTAATGGTTCTATCGCATTAAACAATGTGACGGGCAACAGCATTGAAGCTGAGACACTGAATGGTCGTGTGTATATCGACGGTGCTGTGAAAGATGTAGAGGCACAATCGCTGAATGGGCATGTGGTCGTCACAACAACAGATCCAGCAGCCGAGAAAATCGAAGCGAAGACGATGAGTGGATCAGTTGAAATCTATATTCCGAGTAGCGTTGCGCTATCGGGTGAAATTGCCTCTAATATGGGGCGTTTAGATTTACAATTAGATGACATCAACCGAACTGCTGAGCAAGAACAATTGCTACAGCGCACTATTCGTTTTAAAAAGGATGTTGAAGGAAGTTCATCCCCGCTTCATATTTTCGGGGAAGCGAAAACGGGATCTGTTCTTGTTTGTTACAATGCAAAGCAAGAAAAGTAAGTATAGAAAAGACTGTCTGGATGCCGGAAAGATCGGTGTCCAGACAGTTTTTTTCTTTAAGGGAAGTGTAAGCCTTTCTGTTATATACTTAATAAGTTAGTACATACGCTTACACTATAATCCTGCTTACGAAAGGGGCATCGCTTTGTCCAATAAAAAAATTATTTTCATCCTTTGTTTATTTATGCTAGTACTCACAGGATTCCGGATGATATGGCTTTTTACTTCGTTATCTCCGATCACAGTGGAAACGCAACTTAATGTGGCTTTGGAAAGACGTCACTTCACATCTATGGCTATGCAAATCTTAGTAGCTGCAGTTACATTTTTACATTTTGTCTTAGGCTTTATTCTCTACTTTTGGCGACGTCAACATATAGAATCTTTATATCTTGGAATTGCTGCAATTTGTAAATCCATTTCAATCCTGTTAGAAGAAGACAGATTACTGTTATTGTACTTACCGATGAATGAGGTTTGGGTAGAGAAAGTTTTGGTCATTACTTATATCGGAACAACCGCCTTTATATTACTTTTTATTAATAAGATATTTTTTCAAAACTCTATTCGTATTCGTAAAGATAAAACGAATAAGATTTTCCAGTCAATGGTCGTCATGTATGCCGTGTTGTCTGTACTAACCATCTTTCTACCCTACGAAATGATCCATTTTGTGAAACCTATCATTTTTATAGTAGCGATTTTTTCATATATGATAATTGCGAAAATGACATGGGAACCGATAAAGAATGGTAATCGGGAAAATGTCATTTTATTACTAGGAGCAGCAGGGACGGTCTCAAGTTTCCTATGGCCATTTCTCGTGGTAAACAGCCAAATCGAACTCTCCTATTACCCAATAGATGCGCTTGTCGTATTTTTGTCAATATCAATCTTATTGTTTGGACGTTTCTTTCAAGTAAGTGATCAAAACAAGGAGCTTGCCATCAAGCTACAACATGAAATTAAACGCAAAGATGATTTTCTTGCTAATACATCTCATGAGCTACGAAATCCGCTCCACGGTATTATTAATATTGCACAGTCGGTTTTGCAAAATAGAGTGGATCCACTAACGAGAGAAAAAAATATTGAACTGGTTGTGACGATTGGTCGTCATATGTCGAGAACATTAGATGATTTGTTGGATATTACACGGCTAAAGGAACATCAAATTCATCTAGAAAAAGAAAGTCTTGCTATTCATACCGTTACTTCAGGCGTAGTGGACATGCTTAGATTTATGGCAGCAAATAAAGATATTCAACTAGACGTACAAATCCCACATGATTACCCAGAGGTCATGGCTGATAAAAATCGACTCATTCAAATAGTATTCAACCTTCTTCATAATGCAGTGAAGTTTTCGGATGATGGCATCATCACCATTCATGCTGATGTACGAGGCGAGCTGGCCTATATTCATGTCAAGGATACAGGAGTTGGTATTGATCAAGAAACGATGAAACGAATTTTTGAGCCTTATGAGCAAGGTGATTCTAGTATGACGGCCATTGGTGGAGGCTTAGGTCTTGGGCTGAATATTAGCCGCCAATTAGTAGAAATGCATGGGGGCACGCTACAGGTAGAGTCAATTGTAGGGGAAGGCAGTCAATTTACATTTACATTACCACTTGCTAATAAGAGTAGTGAACGATTGACGAATGGGAAAGGGGAGCTCTTAACAGAAGTTGAACCACCTGATGTCAACAAAATAGGGTTATCTGCCAACAATCCATCGCTTTCGCATCCATTCCACTACACGCATAGTATTTATAAACCTAGAATTTTAGCCGTGGACGATGATCCCATTAATTTGCAAGTGCTGACTACTATTTTAGCGGCTGAACAATATGAACTTGAAACAGTAACGAGTGGCGAGGCAGCATTGGCTCGTTTAAACACAAAGGAATGGGATTTAATTATTGCTGATGTGATGATGCCCCATATGTCTGGCTATGAATTGACGCGCACCATTCGAGAAAAGTATTCGATTTCTGAACTCCCTATTTTACTTATGACTGCACGTAGCCAATCGGAAGATATTTATACTGGTTTTCTTGCAGGAGCCAATGATTACGTGACAAAACCGGCTGACGCATTAGAGTTAAATGTCCGAGTTCAAGCATTAACCAATTTAAAGGATTCAATTGGTGAACGCCTTCGTATGGAGGCGGCCTGGCTACAAGCACAAATTCAGCCCCATTTTTTATTTAACACCTTGAATACAATTATTTCTTTAAGTGAAGTAGATACAAATCGAATGGCTATGCTATTAGATAAATTCGGTTGCTATTTAAGACAAAGTTTTGATTCTAAAAATCTAAATCGAGTCGTCTCCTTGAAGCACGAGCGTAAATTAGTGGATGCTTATTTGTATATTGAAAAAGAACGTTTTGGTGAACGACTACAAGTAATATGGGAAGTGGAAGAAACGGATGTGTTATACATTCCGCCGCTTTCTCTCCAAACACTAATTGAAAATGCAGTGAGACATGGTGTGCTGCAACGTGTAGAGGGAGGTACGATTGTGATTCGTATTCTTCCCAAAGAGGAGTATACACAAATTACGATTCAGGATGATGGCGTTGGGATGGATGAAGGCAAAGTAAGACAAATTCTTACCCTTCGACCCGATCAAAAAAGAGGAATCGGTTTACTTAATACAGACCAGCGTTTAAAGCAATTGTATGGTGCAGGGCTGTCTATCGACAGTACGGTAAATAAAGGGACAACAGTATCATTCAAAGTACCTAATTATTCGAAGGGACTATCAGTCTAAACTGATAGTCCTTTTCTCTCGGTTTTGAAGACTGAATTTTGTAAGAGAATTGTAAGAGTCGGTAAAGAGTTCTATAAGAAGAGGTCTTTATACTAGGGATATGCGTGTTGAATCTGTGGGAAATACTAGTAGGAGGTGGAATTGAATGGTCAACTACTTTTTTAATAAAACTGAAGAGAATATAGGGCAGAACCCGATTGCAATAGATCTAGAGTTAATTAAATATGCACTGAATCAATCTGTGATGCTCGCAGTAATGGATAATGAAGGAAAAATCATTCATATTAATGATAATTATCGCGATACATTGAAATATTCCTTGGCAGATTTATATATGCAGGATTTCCAAGTGTTAAATTCAGGCTATCATTCTGAAGGATTTTATCATGACATTCAAAGAATACTGAGTGCCGGAGAAAAATGGACAGGTGAAATTTGTCAACGGGCGAAAAATGGAGAGTTGCATTGGCTTAAGACGGTCATTATTCCATTGGGGGATGCTGGGAATCAGCCGGCACAATCTATGATTGTTTCGGTAGACATTACAGACCAAAAAAATAATGGCAGATGGCAATACCTCGCCTGCCACAACGAACTGACCGGTTTACCGAATCGTAGAATGTTAGATTTATCGATCGGGACATACATTGGGAGGGTGAAGAAAAAGCGTACGAAGCTTGCTGTTCTATTTTTAGATATCAATCAGTTCAAAACAATCAATGATACTTATGGACATGCAGTCGGTGATTTGTTTTTGAAAGAAGTAGCTAATCGCCTAGCAGATCTACCTATTCTCAAAAACCGAGTTTTTCATCTAAGTGGAGATGAATTTGTCATGATCCTTGAAGATATGGAAAACTTAGAGGAACAAGTTCATTTAATCATGTCTTTATTTGATAGATTATTCGACTTACAATCTTATCAAATTGATGCAAGTGCTAGTATTGGCATTAGTATTTATCCAGATCAAGCAACCAACCGCGAAATGCTGATTAATCAAGCAGACTTGGCCATGTTTGAAGCAAAGCAATATGGTGGGAATAGTTATGAGGTTTATCAATGAGGGGAAGAGAGTAAAGGATGGTTGATATTAACTACCATGACTTCAAAGGGACTATCTACTTATTTAGTATAGTCCTTTTCTTACTGTAATGAAAATAGTGTAAGAGAATTGTAAGGGAAGGTAAAGAGTTCTATAAGAAAGGCTCTTTATACTAGGAACAGGATAGAGGAACTAGGAAAAAATCCTTTTATAATAAAATCGGATGAATTAACGGACTTATTACTTATCTACAGAAGATAAGTAAAGATTATAAATGTAAGTGAGGAGTACGAGGATGATTAAAGATAACGATGTGAAGTTCAAATTAAGTAAAGCTCTTTTTTTATTCTTAGTTCTTTTAAGTATAGCGGGATGCGGTTTGTTTGAGGGGGAGAAGGGTTCTAAAGGAAATAGTAAGGAAATAGTGGCAGCACCTGAGCCAATTGTTCGCTATGCAGGTGAGAAAAGTGAAGTGATTTTATCTGTACCGACAACGAATAGGGAGTTAACTTTAACCTTTAATGGGATGGCGGACGAAAAAACAATGAAATTACTATTAGATGAATTAGATTTGTATGAAATTAAGGCTACATTCTTTTTGCCGGGAATAAGGGTAGCTGAAGAGCCAGCTATAGCCAAGGAGGTTCTCTCTAGGGGGCATGAAATTGAGAATAACACATTAAATCAGTTGGATATGAGTGAACTTAGTTATGAGCAAATATATAAAGAAATTGACTTGAGTAATGAAATTATCAAAAAAGAAACAGGAGTAACTCCACGCTATATACGAACTAAATCAGGAGAATATAATGACGATATTCGTTTAGTCACAGCACAGTTGGGTATGGATGCAGTCATTAGCTATAATATTAACCCAAAAGATTGGGATATGAAAGATGCAAAAAGTATTGGAGAATACATCGAAAAATATATCTCAAGAGGAGGAATCATTTCGTTAAATACGCATCTGAATCCGGAAGTGATTCCAGCAATTGCTTATCTTTCTAAAGCTGCCGAGGATATAGGCTATAAGTTTATTACGCTTGAGAAGTTGCTTGAGAATGGTGATGAAATGAAGGCCTTAAATGAAATAAAAGGCTTTGATGCAATTAAGGTTAATTTAGATTATGAAAACATACAGCCGAATCTTATTTATGATGTAGCTAGAAACGATAAATTGATTACGCTGACTTTTGATGACTGGGCTAGTGATCGTACAGTTACGAAAGTATTAGATATTTTAGCCGAATATGATTTGAAAGCAACATTTTTTCTTATAGGCAGTGGTGTGGAAAGAAACCCGAACTTGGCAAGGGCCATCCTTAAAGAAGGGCACGAAGTAGCTAGTCATTCTTATGGTCACAAAATTGTTACACAAATGGAGCCGCTTGAATTACAAGAGGATTTAGTGAAAGCTCATGAAGTGTTGACGGTGGCTATACAGCAACAGCCTACCATGTTATTTAGACCAGCAACAGGAGAAATTAATGAAGAAGCTGCCAAAATTATAACTGCTACGGGCTATCCGGCAATTGCACTCTATGATGTAACCGTTTTGGATTGGGATGTACGTAATAAAGCAGAAGATATCGTACGGAAAGTAATGGAGAAGACAAAAGCGGGAAGTGTTATTTTACTCCATATTCTTGATGATACACATACGATAGAGGCATTACCGATGGTGATAGAAGGATTGACAAGTAAAGGATATCAGTTCGTAAAAATGTCGGAACTGATCGAATGATAGACAAACTAGACGATGGAGTGGAATAGGATGACAGAGGGATTGTACTGGGAGATTGTTAATCAACAAGAGAAAATTGCTGTCGTAGGCTTAGGTTATGTCGGATTACCTGTTGCTATAGCCTTTTCGAAGAAGGCAAAAGTGATTGGTTTTGATGTGAATGAGGAGAAAGTGGCTAATTATGAGCAGGGAATCGATGTGACAGGCGATGTTGGAGATGCCGTCGTGAAAGAGTGTTCCATTGATTTTACTTCAGAGGAGGAGAAGCTTGAAGGTATTCATTTTTTTGTTGTAGCCGTTCCTACTCCTGTTCAAAGTGGAAATGTCCCTAATCTTAAATTTGTTCAAAATGCTAGTCGGACTGTAGGTAGAAAACTAACAAAAGGTGCAATTGTTGTCTATGAATCGACTGTGTATCCTGGCGTTACTGAAGAAATATGCATACCTATCTTAGAAGAAGAGTCTGGTTTGAAGTGTGGAGTTGATTTTAAAGTAGGCTACTCACCAGAACGCATTAACCCGGGGGATAAAGTGCATACACTTGAAAATATCGTGAAAATTGTTTCTGGCATTGACGAGGAAACTAGGGATGTAGTTGCCAAAGTGTATGAATTGATTATTGATGCGGGTGTATACAAGGCCGAATGTATTAAAGTAGCTGAGGCAGCTAAAGTAATTGAAAATGCACAACGTGATATTAATATTGCGTTTATGAATGAGCTATCCATGCTTTTTAATCATATGGGAATCGATACACAAGCAGTATTGAAGGCCGCGGGTACGAAGTGGAACTTTTTAAATTTTACACCTGGTCTAGTTGGTGGACATTGTATTGGGATTGACCCATACTATTTAACTTTCAAGGCAGAGGATACAGGCTATCATTCAAAGATTATGCTTGCAGGTCGACATGTTAATGATGGTATGGGGAAATATGTGGCGCAGCATATTATGAAAACATTAGTTCAAAAAAAACATGAAACAAAAAATGTGAGAATTGGCATACTTGGCTTGTCTTTTAAGGAGAATTGTACAGATTTTCGTAATACAAAAGTGATGGATATTATCGAAGAGCTTGAGGAATATGGTATCACTCCTTTTATTGTCGATCCGTTGGTGGATAAAGAACAAGTCTATCAGGAGTATGGCATTGAATTATCTGAGCTAGCTTCATTAAAGGATATGAATGCTATAGTCGTGGCGGTTCCTCACGAACAATTTGTAGATTTAAGTGTGACTGATTTTGAAAAAATGTATAGCTTGTATGCTACAAAAATAATGATAGATATTAAAGGATTATATCGAAGAGTAGATTTTGAAAACAACGGTTTTTATTATTGGAGTCTCTAAGTAGGGGGATGTCGACCAACTATGTTTAAGAAAAGCAAAAAGAAGATTAAAGAAGTTCTTACGGTTCCTCGTGAGGATCGAAGGATATTATCGAATGTACCTGACCCGGAAAATATTCGGGGCGCAGCAGATCGTCGAGGTATAAAAGATGGACGAGTTGCTGAGGAAGACAAGGATCCTAACTATATTAATAAAATGAAAATGCTTAGTTTGAGATATGTTGCAGACTTTGAAGTATTAATAATACCAGAAGATTTTAGCAAGAGAGAAGGTCTAAGGACAACAGCAGTTGATATATCGACAACCGGCCTATTAGTTGAAATGTCGGATAATACAAAGATTATTCAAGTCGGAGATACTGTTAAAATGCATTTCGATATTCCTGCTGCAACAATGCCAGAGGGATTTGAATCATTCGTTAAGCTAGAAGCTGTTGCAGTGAGAATATTTTCTGAAAAGGAAAATGGCCAATCAAAGAAGATGATAGCATTTGAATTTAGTAAACCACTTACGGATTATTTCCAAAAGAAGCGTTG comes from Sporosarcina sp. FSL K6-3457 and encodes:
- the uvrB gene encoding excinuclease ABC subunit UvrB, whose amino-acid sequence is MVRKFNLQAPYTPQGDQPYAIAKLLEGLDKGEKHQTLLGATGTGKTFTVSNVVKEINKPTLVIAHNKTLAGQLYSEFKEFFPDNAVEYFVSYYDYYQPEAYVPHTDTFIEKDASINDEIDKLRHSATSALFERNDVLIVASVSCIYGLGSPEEYRELVVSLRTGMEIGRNELLRKFVDIQYERNDISFTRGTFRVRGDVVEIFPASRDEHCMRIEFFGDEIDRIREVDALTGEILGERDHIAIFPASHFVTREEKMVQAIDNIEAELEQRLKELRGNDKLLEAQRLEQRTRYDLEMMREMGFCSGIENYSRHLTLRPAGATPYTLLDYFPDDFLIVVDESHVSLPQIRGMFNGDQARKNVLVEHGFRLPSALDNRPLTFTEFEGHVKEAIYVSATPGPYEIEHTPEMIEQIIRPTGLLDPTIDVRPIEGQIDDLIDEINARTKKNERVLITTLTKKMSEDLTDYLKDIGIKVQYLHSEIKTLERIEIIRELRMGTYDVLVGINLLREGIDIPEVSLVTILDADKEGFLRSERALIQTIGRAARNSNGHVIMYADRMTDSMTKAIDETDRRRAIQQAYNEKHGVTPTTIKKEIREVIRATQVAEEVVSYFDKVTKGKKLTKDEKTTLISTLEKEMKEAAKALDFERAAELRDTILELKVEG
- the uvrA gene encoding excinuclease ABC subunit UvrA — its product is MKNNEIVIQGARAHNLKNIDVTIPRDQLVVMTGLSGSGKSSLAFDTIYAEGQRRYVESLSAYARQFLGQMDKPDVDVIEGLSPAISIDQKTTSRNPRSTVGTVTEIYDYLRLLYARIGKPICPIHGTEISSQTIQQMVDRLLELPERSRIQVLAPIVSGRKGTHVKLIEDIKKQGYVRIRVNGEIIDLDDNIELNKNKKHNIEVVIDRIVMKEDVAARLSDSLESALRLAEGTVLIDVIDGEELLFSEHHACPLCGFSIGELEPRMFSFNSPFGACQDCDGLGSKQEVDPDLIIPDWSRSLREHAIAPWEPTSSQYYPELLKTVADHFGISMDVPVSELPEDELDKLLKGSQDEKIRFRYTNEFGGTRDSNIYFEGVLANIERRFKETSSDYIREQMEKYMAQRPCPTCAGYRLKEETLAVKVAGVHIGKVTELSIIEADQFFKNLQLSEKDAQIAKLILREIDERLGFLINVGLDYLTLSRASGTLSGGEAQRIRLATQIGSRLTGVLYILDEPSIGLHQRDNDRLIGTLKSMRDIGNTLIVVEHDEDTMMAADYLIDIGPGAGVAGGEIVSAGTPDKVMNDPKSLTGQYLSGKKYIPLPVERRKADGRKISIKGASENNLKNVNVDIPLGQFIAVTGVSGSGKSTLINEVLYKVLAQKLNRSKQKPGEYKSVIGIEELEKVIEIDQSPIGRTPRSNPATYTSMFDDVRDVYASTNEAKVRGYKKGRFSFNVKGGRCEACRGDGIIKIEMHFLPDVYVPCEVCHGKRYNRETLEVHYKGKNISEVLGMTVEDALVFFENIPKISRKLQTIVDVGLGYIQLGQPATTLSGGEAQRVKLASELHKRSNGKSFYILDEPTTGLHVHDISKLLIVLQRLVDSGNTVLVIEHNLDVIKTVDHIIDLGPEGGDKGGQIIATGTPEKVAENDKSYTGYYLKPILERDRKRMATAIEAAESISE
- a CDS encoding DUF4097 family beta strand repeat-containing protein, translated to MQNERQRILAMLENGTITTDEALTLLETLGQSKQTTKSVEVEQVAEEVTLSKTKPAEQTKQQQSAGQDFEFEKKENNEPSMDEFLDDLRKDFSNVGDRFMQFMQTAVQKVKDFDFDSPFGNAITFNHSLTKTASSIDEVIIDIDNGKVTIHHDEVDEIRAEFTVKTYTGDSEEKAKEDFLDKLLFVNDEGKLRISSDLKMVQVNVELFVPKKDYARISARLLNGSFKMKEAVAETVRIKTANGKIEIVGLTFKEGEFETANGSIALNNVTGNSIEAETLNGRVYIDGAVKDVEAQSLNGHVVVTTTDPAAEKIEAKTMSGSVEIYIPSSVALSGEIASNMGRLDLQLDDINRTAEQEQLLQRTIRFKKDVEGSSSPLHIFGEAKTGSVLVCYNAKQEK